The following nucleotide sequence is from Paenibacillus odorifer.
AAGGGACTGATCTACAAAAGAACCGGTGAAAACGATCGGCGTTCTTTTAAAGTCTATATCACAGAAAAAGGAAGGTCTCTGGTGAAGGAAACCGTTCCTATTGAAGATAAGGTGACAGAAGAGATTATGAACTGTATTTCTAGTAAGGAATATGAGTTGCTCATGGAATTGCTGCTAAGAATAAACAATCATGTAGATCAAATAACAGATGGAGAGTAGGAAGGCAAGTTATGTTAGAACAACAAGAACTACGTACGAAATTATGGACCAAATCTTTTATTGCTTTAACGATTAGTGCTTTATTTTTATTTATGAATTTACAGATGTTGTTATCTTCATTTCCGTCTTACGTAAAAAGCGAATTTCAGGCCGGAGATATTATGGTCAGCCTCGTTACCAGCGTCTTTGCATTAACTGCGATCGCTTCACGTTTTATGACCGCTTTTCTGATGCGGAAGGTTAGCCGCAATGTATTATTATATATTGGCTTAGCAATTGCCGCCGCTATAACCGGCCTTTATGTTGTAGCAGATTCCATTGGCTCGCTGCTGCTGATGCGTGTGGGCTATGGGATTGGATTCGGGATTGCCAGCACGATTATTCCAACGATTGTTTCGCAGATTATTCCGAGCAAAAGAATGGGTGAAGGGATAGGTTATTTCGGTTTATCTACCAGCCTGGCGATGTCGATCGGTCCGATGATTGGCTTAAATGTGATGAAACAATCGGGTTTTGGAACACTGGCTATGATTGGTATGGTAACCTTACTTCTTGCCTTTCCAGTACTTTTATTTTCTCGTTCACTTCCTGCACAACCGAAAAAACAGCCAACCCCAACTCAAAGCGAATCCACCAAACCTCTCAAGGTTCCGTTTAATACAAAGTTAGTATTGCCTGCCATTCTAAATGTCATGTTGGCAATTACCTACGGGGGATTGCTAAGCTTTATCGCTTTATTCGGCGAATCAGTTCATCTGGAGCAAGTGGGTCTGTTCTTTTTATTTAATGCGGTTACGATCATCATTATAAGACCTATCTCCGGCAGATTATTTGATAAAAGAGGACCAGCTTCTGTCCTAATCCCGGCGGCGGTTTGCGTCGTTGCAAGCTTAACTGTGCTTTCTTATACGACCTCTATGCCAATGCTCATCGTTTCCGCTTTGCTATATGGACTTGGTTTCGGCGCTATTCAGCCAACGATCCAGGCTTGGATGCTTCGCACCTCAACACCTGCACAATATGGTATGGCCAACAGTATGTTCTATAACTCAACGGATTTGGGTGTAGCCAGCGGAGCCATTATTCTGGGGGCAATCTCGGCAGCAACTGATTATGGGATAATGTATCGTTATTCGGCTGGGTTTATGGTGTTGTTCCTTATCGTGTATGTGGGAATTCAGATTAACAAGGCTAGAGTGAATCCTTCAACCTTAAGTCAATAGGGTTCGGAGATTAAGCCAATCTTTATCTACTATTCATATTATTTTAAGCTAAGAGGGTTATAGTAATCACATAACCCCCTTATAATATAGACTTTGACCCTGCCGGACGTTGGCAGGGTCCTTTTTTTGTGTATGAAGAGAAGAAGTACATTATGTCGATGCACTTTTCTGGCAGGATGGATTATGCTTAGAAGAATAGGAA
It contains:
- a CDS encoding MFS transporter, coding for MLEQQELRTKLWTKSFIALTISALFLFMNLQMLLSSFPSYVKSEFQAGDIMVSLVTSVFALTAIASRFMTAFLMRKVSRNVLLYIGLAIAAAITGLYVVADSIGSLLLMRVGYGIGFGIASTIIPTIVSQIIPSKRMGEGIGYFGLSTSLAMSIGPMIGLNVMKQSGFGTLAMIGMVTLLLAFPVLLFSRSLPAQPKKQPTPTQSESTKPLKVPFNTKLVLPAILNVMLAITYGGLLSFIALFGESVHLEQVGLFFLFNAVTIIIIRPISGRLFDKRGPASVLIPAAVCVVASLTVLSYTTSMPMLIVSALLYGLGFGAIQPTIQAWMLRTSTPAQYGMANSMFYNSTDLGVASGAIILGAISAATDYGIMYRYSAGFMVLFLIVYVGIQINKARVNPSTLSQ